GTTAATGCCCTATGACCCTAACAAGCTCCAGCCCAAATTCTGTATAGTTTATTTCTCGGTGATCCTACCTTATACTCTACCAGGTTACTGATGGAGATCTAGCCCTGGCTGTTGATGAAAGACCCTCCTGACCCCTCCCCATCAGAAACCACTTGTTTCTTCCCCTCTCACACCATAAAAGACAACGGCCACCAGAAATACACCTTTTATAAAAGAACatacatgtaaaaaatataacttttccAATAGGCAACAAGTGCTCCTGACAATACCCTAGGCTTCAGTGAATAATCTTAGGTTTTACACACTATGAAATAAACCACGAATCTGCTTTTTGCCTAGCCTTGCTGCTCCCAGCTCAGCAGGTACCTATAACCCTATCTAAATTCCATTGTTCATACTCTACAGTCCGCTCTACCTGTCTTCTGCTGGAAGCCTCTCTCTGGTTCTTGGGTGGAAGATGCTGATGGCCATCCAGAAGCAAATCTTGCCATCTCTCCCCTGTCCCAACAGATGGTTGCTGTATGGAGCATAAGCTCTAAAAGATACAAAAGCATTCACCAAGTCGCATAAGCAGTGACATAATGGTAGTGAAAATACTTTGGGCAGCAGTGATACCCCTAATGCAATCTAAATAGGTCAGAATAGTCTGATACATTATGGCATAGAAGTAGACATTACACATCTTGACATTACCATGGATCTTAACTGTATCTGCGAAGCAATCCTAAGTTTCTCTATCcataaaacaaggataataatagtatcagtGTCCCAGGGTtattgtgagagttaaatgagacaATGGATACAAAGTTCTAGAACCATTCTGGCTATGGTAAATGAGCAATGAATTCAAGCTGTTAGTCTTAATAATATGAATAACATTGTTGATAATATTAATAAGAGATAACACTATCATCCTCATCATTGTTGTTAGTAGCACAGCTCTGGCAAGCCCACATCAAACTCTAACTAATTGACTTTCTGCTGCTTACTCTTTACTATACTCTGCTCTACCTGCTCTCTGGCAGAGCCTGGATCCTGGATTTCATGTAAAACATATTCATGGTGTTCCAGAAATAActcctttctccatctctcatCTGTCACATTATGTGAGGCCTGCCCATAGTTCCTgtgctaaaagaaaacataaacattgAACATCAACTGTCCAAGCAATAGCCTCATGCCAGGGCAACAGTAAAAGCTTCAGTGAAGAGGCCAGAAGTAGTTTCAACGGGGCAGAATGCTCACAGAACAAGAGGACATTCTATCTTGCCCATTGTTATTGACCTTAACGCTAAACCCCTGAAGCAGTTACTACTTTGCCCTGTCAATCTTGAACCAAAACCTAAGGAATTCACCCTTTGTTACTTACTTTTCACTATATTCTGCTCTACTTACTCTCTGGGAGAGGCTAGGTCTTGAATACCACGTGAAACATACCGATGGCACTCCAGAAGCAATTCCGCTTTCAATCTCCCATTTCTCAAAAGATAAGGGTTGCCTGATACACTTGTTCTAAAggaacaacaaaatacaaaactaaTTTTCTAAGCAAAAATGATAGGTTAGTGACAATACGGTACACCTCAGTGACAATCCCAAAATAATGATACTAGGGGAGGATAATATAACAGTTAGGGGTGTGCATTCGTGTGTTTAATATAAAACTTCCAAACATACaccaaagtgggaaaaaaaatagtataataaaTACCAAGATACCTATCACCCAGCATCGACAATTAGCAACAttatagtttttgtttctgtttttaatttttcttggagtgtagttgatttacaatgttgtgttagtttcaggtgtacagcaaagtgaatcagttatacatatatccactcttttttagattcttttcccatataggccattacagagtattgagtagagttccctgtgctgtacaataggtccctattagttacctattttatatatagtggtgtgtatatgtcaatcccaatctcccaatttgtccctcccAGCAACATTGTTTTGTCATCcatttcttctcccattttttttttctagagtattttaaagcaaatcccagattattctggctttttttttctttttctttttttgcatgggGCAATTCTTTATTCAACACATTTGGAAGAAGATAAGGTAACAAGgcaatatttttataacattttcttggGTCAAGCCAGGAAACAACTTGTGTCATTTCCCTAAGTACTCCTACTCAATGTCTCCAACAACTCCATGCACAAACACTAGAAGTGGTGAAGTCTGGGAAGTTTTCGGTGGTTAACAGCTTGTTTTGTCCTTCATCATAACTGGTTTGCAAACTGGATGTGTGGTTTTGATGTACTGCTTCAGCTGGCCAAAAGTAGAATTCCTTCAGTAAGTATAAGACTAAatgtcagggcttcctaggtggtgcaatggttaagaatccacctgccaaagcaggggaaatgggttcaatccctgctccaggaagatcccacatgccatggagcagctaagcccgtgtgccacaactattgagcctgcactttaaagcccatgagccacaactattgagcctacatgctgcaactactgaagcacgtgcacctagagcccgtgctccacaacaagagaagccacagcaatgaggagcccgtgcaccacaacaaagagtagcccccactcaccacaactaaaagaaagcccacgcacagcaaaaaagacccaacacagccaattaaataattaattatttaattaaaaaaaaaaaaagacaatgttaaAAGCCAAATTTGCTGAAGTACTTGAGTTTAAGAGCAAcaatttaggacttccctggtagtgcagtggttaagaattcgcctaccaatgcagggaacatgggtttgagccctggtccaggaagatcccacatgccgtggagcaactaagcccatgcaccacaactactgaggctgtgctaaagcctgagagccacaattactgaccccgtgcacctagaccccatgctctgcaacaagagaagccactgcgctgagaagcatgtgtaccacaacaaaaagtagcccccactcacgacaactagagaaagcctgcatgcagcaacgaagacccaatgcagccaaaaataaaataaattttttttaaaaaagaacaataatttaCTGATAACCAATCAATATTATATAAAACCTAGCTTATTTAACCCAAATGGCAGAGGTATGCTTTCTTACCTGGACTCTTTAGATCTGGCACATTCTGAAATAAGTGAAGACATCATACTCTTACCCTAACTCTAGAAGCTTTAATTCTATGTAGCCTACATACCAGCTAGCTTGACAAGCTCCAGCCCAAATCTTCATCTGTTACTCTTTTAGAAAGTAGACAGCCCTGTCACTGTATTCTGCTCTACCTGCTCTCTAGGGGAGGCTTGGTCTTGCATTTTAGGTTTAACATACTGATGACATACACCCCAGAGTCATTCCCTCTTCTCTCATAAAAGAAACATGTTcagaagaaacaacaaaaacagaaaacaaatcatcTAACCAAAGAAACATGCTAATCTTAATACTCTAGGCTTCAGTGAGAACTCCAGGGAAATGGTACCAGATGAGGATATtctgatacatttttatttgaacaaGGATGTTATACTTTTAGCCCAACTCTACAGATCTTAATTTTTAATCCCAAAACATGTACAGAATAGTCTGACAaaccttccccatccccaccccaaattttaaataatttagggTCTGCTAATTCTTCCTATATTGCTCATGTAAGAGCAGTATGCTTGTGGTAATAATGCGGGCTTCAGCAAAAGTTGTAGCCTAATCTTAGTGAATTAAAATAGTCTAACTGATTCCACAATAAGAACATGAATGTGATTTATCAGCCTTCTGAATGACAGAACTGATTTGACTGATACAGTTCACTAAACAAGGGTCTGATTCCATATTTCACGTTACCAGTTGTTGAAAACGTATAAAATCCAGTTACTTTATTTCCTACTTATCTCTTTTTGATTGTGCTCTACCTGATCTCTGATGAAGGCCTGGTCCTGAAGTTTAGGAGGCAGACACTGATAACCTGCCAGAGAAAagtcttctctccctttctcactTGTCATATTACAGTATGATTCCTTGAAGCGTAccttctaaaagagaaaaaaaacataaggTGTAAATTGTTCAGTGGGAGTAACATGATAGCAATAATATTCTAGCCTTCATCGGGAACCTTCCAGTAGTCTTTTCAACTCCAGATAATGTGAAACAtcacagaataaaacagaaaaccataCTTTTAGAAATCTAGCTAAGAACAAGCTTTAGAAAGTTTCAAACTAAACCCAAACAATGCAATTCCTGATGGTCTGTCTCCTTTTTTCTGCTCTACCTGGCCGCTGATGAAGGCCTGATCTTGCTCGTGTAAAAGATCCTGATGGACATCCAGAGGAAACAACTCTCCCCCACTCCTAGCTACCAAAATTGATGCTGGCTGcttcaaattttctttctaaaaaagaacaaatataaaatatcaattgtTCAGTTAAGAAAGATAGGTTAATCAATAATACTTTAGGTTGCAGTGAGAATTCAGGAGTTAACTGAGGTCAGAGTATAATTTAACAACTTATAGACTAAAACAAAACACTATACTCTGTTCCACATAAGCCCAGCCACAACCCTAAGTAATTTACTTCCTATTGATCCCTTTCTTCTATCTCTTGGTCTAACTGATCTCTGGTGGTGGGCTGGCCTTAGAACCTGGGTAAAAAATACTGTTGGACACTTCTAGGCCactcttttttccccatctttcagCTCTCAAAACAGATAATGGCTGTAAGAAATACGTTCCCTAatgaataagattttttaaaaaaagtatattgtCCAGACAGGGCTAATATGCTGCTGATAATATCTTAACACTCAATAAGAATCCTGGACATTTGAGAAATCAATCAAGAAACTATTTTTTCCAACAATGGCTCTCCAAATCCACTGCAATACAGTCCTTGCAAATCCCACTACAAGCATTaaagagctcatttctttttgtttatctccTTTCCACTCTGTTTTACCTGGTCTGTGGGTAGAAAATCCTGGTCCTGACATTTGGGTTGAATATTCTGGTCTTCGGAGAGAACATGCTGGTCTTTGGGTAGAAAATCCTGGTCCTGACATTTGGGTAGAATATTCTGGTCTTTGGGGAGAACATTCTGGTCTGTGGGTAGAGAATCCTGGACTTCCAAAACAATATTCCCATCTTCTAGTTCAAAACTCTGGTCCTTCAGCATAACACTCCAAGTTTTTGTCTTAACAACCTGGGCTTCGGGCTCAACAGCTTGGCCTTCCAGCTCAACATCCTGGGTACTGAGCCTCGGCTCAGCACTCTGGGCTTTCAGCTCAACACTGTTGACGGCTGTCAAATCACGCTGGGTTTGCAGCAGGTCACCTTGGACTTCTGGAAGATAATCCTGGGCTTCTGGCAGAACATCCTGATGTAactgattttcttcttcttcttctatcaCAGCAAATAGTGGATTTTTGAATTGTACTTTCTAAAAGTGAACATAAACATCAAATATAGGATGCCAAGTAGCAGCAACACTCTAGGTTTTCTGCAAGATtcctaaaataatcttaaaaggaTATGGTAGTCaaacaaattactaaaataaaatgtgaaattacaGTCTTTGCTCAACTCAACAAAACCTAAATCTATACTCCCAAACCAATACAAGAATACTGGCATCTCTATCCCAAATCATAATtactttaatttctaatatacTATCTCCTTTCACTCTGCTTTACCTGAACTCTGCTAAAAGGTATATCCTTGTCTTCAGAAAGGAGATCCTGCTGGTTCCCCCAAGAcaaattctttttccctttcttatctaTCATAATAGATGAAGATTCCTCAGTGTCAGGTTCCTaaagaacacacaaacaaaaatggaaaaaaaaaaacacaacaaaatgtaTCTATTACAGGTAGAAACAAGAAAGCATGCAAAAAAATTTAGAAtgcttcctcacaccatatataaaaattaactcaaaacggattatagacttaaatataagagctaaaagtataaaatttttagaagaacaCATAGGATTAAGCCATGGCTTAATATATActacaccaaaagcacaagcagcaaaagaaaaatagataaattagactacaccaaaactaaaaaattttgTGCTACAAATGATAgcattaagaaagtgaaatgacaacccagagaataggagaaaatacttgcaatcATGTATCTAATAAGGAATTtgtattcagaatacataaagaattcttatAACTTGATAATAAAAaggtaacaatttaaaaatggcattGCATTTGAATAGAGATCTTCCTCACGAAAAGATACTCAGgatcactagtcatcaggaaaatgctcATACAAATCAAAAGTATgctgagataccacttcacatccactaagGTAACTATAAAAAGATGGGCACTAACAAGTATCGAAGGCaatgtagaaaaattggaaccctcttacactgctgatggaaaacagcttggcagttactcaaaatattaaacatagagttaccatatgacccagaaattccacaactagagaaatgaatatccacacaaaaacatgtaaaaaCTGCTTATGGCACAATTATTCACAAAAGTTAAGaagtggaaacaattcaaatgtctatcaactgatgaacagatatACCAGTGTGACATACTGATGTACTGATACACGCTACAATGTGGATAAACTTTGAATACATTACACAatatgaaagaagccagtcacaaaagaccccatATTATATTATCCCATTTATACGAAATGCCCAGAATAAACAAATCTGAAAGTAGTTTAGTGGTTGCTTAGTACTGGGGTTAGGGACGGGGAGGGACTGGGGAGTGACAGTTAATGGATACAGGGCTTCTTTTAGGGATGAAGAAAATCTTCTAAATTAGATTGTTGTGACAGctgcacaaccctgtgaatacACCAAAAACCTCTGAAGCatacactttaagtgggtgaattgtgtggtatgtgaattatagctcaataaaactgttagaaAAGAACAATTATTGGACACTATAATCTTAATACTTAAGCCCACCCTCAATTAGCTGTGGATAGTTCTAACAAggcatcttttttctctctactctTTATATTTCCCTACCTGATCTTCCATAAATTTCTGGTAATCTACAAGAGTTAAAAGACCctgatgggggcttcctaggtggcgcagtggttaagaatccgcctgccaatgcaggggtcacaggttcgatccctactcgaggaagatcccacatgccacggagcaactaagcccgtggtgccaaaaaaaaaaaaaaaaaaaaaagaccctgatGGACCTCAAGGGGCAATTCTCCTCTTATCCCTATATTTATCCTGGTGAATGATGGTTTCCTACAAAGtgctttctgaaaaaaagaaaaattaatgcaaatataAATGGTCTAGAGACAGCAATATGCCCATGACACCAAGTTGAGTTTTTGTGAAAGATCTGGAGCAATCCTAGCAGGTTATGGCAGTCTAATACAGAATAGTGAGTTTCATTTCAAGTATACAAACAAATCACTTACATATCAAACATATGATTCCTGGTAGGggaatatcttatttttataaatgacaaTTTGCCCCTGTCCTAGCTAGTAACAATTTTAGAAGGCTTATCGTTTTGTCTTGATCTAACAAGTGGGCAAGGCAAATATATTTCCTATGTGTATCTCTAAATctagaacaacaataacaaccaAATAGATTCTAATGTCAGTAAAAATAAGTCTAACAAGAAAACGAAGTCAGAGTTCAACTGGGTTATagattgttctttcttttcttttttataaatttatttatttacttattttattggctgtgttgggtcttttttttgctgtgcgcgggctttctttttagttgcggtgagtgggggctactcttcgttgtggtgcgggggctcctcattaccgtggcttctcttgttgcggagcacgggctccgtggcttctcttgttgcagagcacgggctctaggcacgtgggcttcagtagctgcagcacaggggctcaatagttgtggtgcacaggcttagttgctctgaggcatgtgggatcttcctggagcagggactgaacccatgtcccctgcattggcaggtggattctcaaccactgcaccacctaggaagcccctagattATTCTTTCTGACTGGTAGATTCCTCCTTCAAACAACTGAGTGGGTAGAAACTGTTCAGATTTGAGGGAAAGACTACACACTTGATGAGAAAATTTTCACTAATTTCTTAGGTCATTCTCAATTATATGGAGTAGAGTTGTTTGTGATGTTTTACCTGAAAAACACACATGCATTCTTTGGAAGCAAGCAGCTAGCCCAaattcaccatcaccatcatcataaaTTACACTTAAATGGCACCTGTGACGTATAAAACTGGTTTATACAAGGATGTTATCTTAGACTTAATCCTCCTCCCTTCTACTGGATAATTATTTCAGTCAGACTTGGAACAGTATTCTTTCTGGGAAAACATCAACTGAAAGTTTTGAACATATTCCGCACAATGTAAAATATCAGTCTCTAGGATCTGATAAcccatttttttctggtttaagTTAAATGTGTCCAATCATCTCTTTTTAGCAGTACTGGAAAGTCAGTCTAATGGACCAAACTATAGTACTGCCAAATCCATGGCAGAGGTATGAAAATTGTCAAGAAACCAAGTTAAGAATTTAGTTACAAAAGAAACTCTGTCTTAAGTCACAACAAGGCAATCCTAGAAAAAGATAACCATACTTAATGCACCTAAGATGGAATGTCACATGTAGGCACACCCATGCCCACTTGTTTTTGATATTTAACTATAAATTCCTTAATTACACCTAAAAGGAAGGCATTACAGCTTAGTATTCTACCAACTACAAACATAAGAGACATATCTTTGATGGTTGCACTGAGATACTTGaggaaaaagtacaaaaatagaatataaacatatatgtaacctaggaaaatgtaaaaaaaaaccaattaggAAGCAAAACTGAGAAAGAACTAAGCAAGAGACAGAGTTCATAATGGcatcaaaaaaaattgtaaaaaaaaactaattaatggTCTATTTCACCAATGCTGCCTATCAAAACTTGAAATTAATGCTAAAATTaagtaaacacataaaaatacatgGGTTTAGCATCCAAATTTGTGAACATAGAAATAAGAAGGCACCAAAAGATTGTAATGTTACAAGCATagctttaaatattcttttaagtcTAACTCCATATATAGGTTCCAATTATTCActctaactttattttatattttgaatcagaaggatttctttcttttaaaaaaaatagtggtaTTAACTTTTTcctgattaaaaatttaaatatatatacattatggaAAGTTTCTGcagtaaagaaaaccaaaagaaaacaataaaaatcacctgtaatAACACTATGCAGAAATAATCAGTATTAACCTCTTGGTCCATTTCTTTCCAAGCCTTTGTCTGTGCACACAGCATTCTCTTCCCATCTCggtattttgctttattttttcatagcatttgaaattatcttctgtatttatttgcttgtttattattTGCTTACCTACCAGCACAGGAGCTCCTTGTCTATCTTTTCACCACTGTTAAGTTCTGcttctagaacaatgcctggcaatTGTagacattccataaatatttattgaatgaattttttaaattgagcttaTATTGTATCTAATTTTATATCCTACCTTTTCCACTCAACTTTATATCACAGACACTCTCCCCAGTCCTCAGATATCCTTTGAAAGCATgatatttttgataatagctataaaaggatatatcataatttttaaacccCTCCCTATTAGTGGATAATTAAGGTTATCTCCAATTACTTTTCAGTTCTAAATAATGTCGAGATGTAAATTCATCTTTACCCtatttttttatctgtatttctaGAAACAACTCATTAGAATTTAATTTACCTCTTGGGTGGGAAAGTTTTTCTTTCGATCATCTGGAAACACTGGTGCATTTTTTTTATTCACAGTTTTAAATGATGCCAGCCGGTGACGCGCTTGTTTCATGGTTTGACTAAGCTgtcaaggaaaggggaaaaaaagaaaacaaaaacaggccaAAGCCTTAACACCAAATTCACTAAGTGTTCCAACAGGAAAACAGGCCCCTATTATTAAAAAATGCCAGACCTGAGACAAGAGGATTACTTGCAAAGGAGACTTTCTGATCTGCTGATAAGTGTATTTAcaacattattttcattattctaagaGACTGCATTTCATAACTTGACTTAAGTGCTGTTactcaaatcattttttaataatgtatGCTTTATATTaagtatatacacaaaaatattagaACCTAAAAGTGTGAATTTGGAAATTATTAAGCAGACACATTCCTTACCTTCTCTCTATCTTCTTAATAAAGAGTTATTTCTTCAATTTGTCCTTGCATGCCTGATCACTTTTATCACTCCTTGCAAGAAGAATCTATTCCTAGTTCCCCTAAAATCCTTTTTCCTATTTACATGAGTCCCTTCTCCACCTGTAACATTTGAAGACTATAGTTATTTAGTCCTTTCTcaaatctctctcttcttccaggaagccttcctaagTTAATTTAGAACACAAATTCAAACATCTCAACAGAACCAATTTGTTTCAAGTACTCAACTgataacaaaaattaatattaaatatgctAATTTTGTGTTCATTCCTTACCTCTACCTAGCAATTTCAGTaagtacttatttttatttctttttcagagaagCACAGCctattttacatttcacatatCTGTACAGAATGTTCCTttaaggaaaacacagaaaagcataTCCCTATACTACTCAGTGAAATTATGGCAAAGCCATGACCAGTTCTAACCCATCCAGTGAAAGTTTAATGACATCATTTCTCCTTTAAAGGGAAATAATGACTATGATTTACAGATTATAAACAACACATACTTTATGATATTTACT
The genomic region above belongs to Hippopotamus amphibius kiboko isolate mHipAmp2 chromosome 9, mHipAmp2.hap2, whole genome shotgun sequence and contains:
- the CCDC15 gene encoding coiled-coil domain-containing protein 15 isoform X3, giving the protein MHSSDPTHLTPKRTSVFPNNLNAAIGSARLPPSQKLEDGIEDRENQDELFQQQAEALSQTMKQARHRLASFKTVNKKNAPVFPDDRKKNFPTQEEPDTEESSSIMIDKKGKKNLSWGNQQDLLSEDKDIPFSRVQKVQFKNPLFAVIEEEEENQLHQDVLPEAQDYLPEVQGDLLQTQRDLTAVNSVELKAQSAEPRLSTQDVELEGQAVEPEAQVVKTKTWSVMLKDQSFELEDGNIVLEVQDSLPTDQNVLPKDQNILPKCQDQDFLPKDQHVLSEDQNIQPKCQDQDFLPTDQKENLKQPASILVARSGGELFPLDVHQDLLHEQDQAFISGQKVRFKESYCNMTSEKGREDFSLAGYQCLPPKLQDQAFIRDQNKCIRQPLSFEKWEIESGIASGVPSHRNYGQASHNVTDERWRKELFLEHHEYVLHEIQDPGSAREQSLCSIQQPSVGTGERWQDLLLDGHQHLPPKNQREASSRRQVGGEYQSGLNTEFQTPLALQSGVSQEENKKECQKQYLRYRRLFMDIEREQVKEQQRRKEHRKKIEKIKKKKEQQRYAEEQRILRMNLHEEPCSGEKMSEMLAQLQLEEVKGAREKQQQREKEYQRYVEALRAQIQEKMQLYNITLPPLCCCGPDFWDAHPDTCANNCIFYKNHKAYTRALHSVINSCDIPEGNSALRVAIHNFASAHRRTLKNL
- the CCDC15 gene encoding coiled-coil domain-containing protein 15 isoform X5 translates to MPGSMAPLKKPRNTTKLPLALNPLKSKDVLAVLAERNQAVVPVGAWVEPAPPDSSAVPASASAYMIEEELKEQLRKKQEALKRFQRQVKRRVNQQIRLRKKQQLQRSYETAEKEGSIAMHSSDPTHLTPKRTSVFPNNLNAAIGSARLPPSQKLEDGIEDRENQDELFQQQAEALSQTMKQARHRLASFKTVNKKNAPVFPDDRKKNFPTQEEPDTEESSSIMIDKKGKKNLSWGNQQDLLSEDKDIPFSRVQKVQFKNPLFAVIEEEEENQLHQDVLPEAQDYLPEVQGDLLQTQRDLTAVNSVELKAQSAEPRLSTQDVELEGQAVEPEAQVVKTKTWSVMLKDQSFELEDGNIVLEVQDSLPTDQNVLPKDQNILPKCQDQDFLPKDQHVLSEDQNIQPKCQDQDFLPTDQKENLKQPASILVARSGGELFPLDVHQDLLHEQDQAFISGQKVRFKESYCNMTSEKGREDFSLAGYQCLPPKLQDQAFIRDQNKCIRQPLSFEKWEIESGIASGVPSHRNYGQASHNVTDERWRKELFLEHHEYVLHEIQDPGSAREQSLCSIQQPSVGTGERWQDLLLDGHQHLPPKNQREASSRRQVGGEYQSGLNTEFQTPLALQSGVSQEENKKECQKQYLRYRRLFMDIEREQVKEQQRRKEHRKKIEKGHKFEP
- the CCDC15 gene encoding coiled-coil domain-containing protein 15 isoform X4, with product MPGSMAPLKKPRNTTKLPLALNPLKSKDVLAVLAERNQAVVPVGAWVEPAPPDSSAVPASASAYMIEEELKEQLRKKQEALKRFQRQVKRRVNQQIRLRKKQQLQRSYETAEKEGSIAMHSSDPTHLTPKRTSVFPNNLNAAIGSARLPPSQKLEDGIEDRENQDELFQQQAEALSQTMKQARHRLASFKTVNKKNAPVFPDDRKKNFPTQEEPDTEESSSIMIDKKGKKNLSWGNQQDLLSEDKDIPFSRVQKVQFKNPLFAVIEEEEENQLHQDVLPEAQDYLPEVQGDLLQTQRDLTAVNSVELKAQSAEPRLSTQDVELEGQAVEPEAQVVKTKTWSVMLKDQSFELEDGNIVLEVQDSLPTDQNVLPKDQNILPKCQDQDFLPKDQHVLSEDQNIQPKCQDQDFLPTDQKENLKQPASILVARSGGELFPLDVHQDLLHEQDQAFISGQKVRFKESYCNMTSEKGREDFSLAGYQCLPPKLQDQAFIRDQNKCIRQPLSFEKWEIESGIASGVPSHRNYGQASHNVTDERWRKELFLEHHEYVLHEIQDPGSAREQSLCSIQQPSVGTGERWQDLLLDGHQHLPPKNQREASSRRQVGGEYQSGLNTEFQTPLALQSGVSQEENKKECQKQYLRYRRLFMDIEREQVKEQQRRKEHRKKIEKMSYSWNHTVCSLFRLTFFP
- the CCDC15 gene encoding coiled-coil domain-containing protein 15 isoform X1 produces the protein MPGSMAPLKKPRNTTKLPLALNPLKSKDVLAVLAERNQAVVPVGAWVEPAPPDSSAVPASASAYMIEEELKEQLRKKQEALKRFQRQVKRRVNQQIRLRKKQQLQRSYETAEKEGSIAMHSSDPTHLTPKRTSVFPNNLNAAIGSARLPPSQKLEDGIEDRENQDELFQQQAEALSQTMKQARHRLASFKTVNKKNAPVFPDDRKKNFPTQEEPDTEESSSIMIDKKGKKNLSWGNQQDLLSEDKDIPFSRVQKVQFKNPLFAVIEEEEENQLHQDVLPEAQDYLPEVQGDLLQTQRDLTAVNSVELKAQSAEPRLSTQDVELEGQAVEPEAQVVKTKTWSVMLKDQSFELEDGNIVLEVQDSLPTDQNVLPKDQNILPKCQDQDFLPKDQHVLSEDQNIQPKCQDQDFLPTDQKENLKQPASILVARSGGELFPLDVHQDLLHEQDQAFISGQKVRFKESYCNMTSEKGREDFSLAGYQCLPPKLQDQAFIRDQNKCIRQPLSFEKWEIESGIASGVPSHRNYGQASHNVTDERWRKELFLEHHEYVLHEIQDPGSAREQSLCSIQQPSVGTGERWQDLLLDGHQHLPPKNQREASSRRQVGGEYQSGLNTEFQTPLALQSGVSQEENKKECQKQYLRYRRLFMDIEREQVKEQQRRKEHRKKIEKIKKKKEQQRYAEEQRILRMNLHEEPCSGEKMSEMLAQLQLEEVKGAREKQQQREKEYQRYVEALRAQIQEKMQLYNITLPPLCCCGPDFWDAHPDTCANNCIFYKNHKAYTRALHSVINSCDIPEGNSALRVAIHNFASAHRRTLKNL